The following are encoded together in the Panthera leo isolate Ple1 chromosome B4, P.leo_Ple1_pat1.1, whole genome shotgun sequence genome:
- the LOC122225362 gene encoding cationic amino acid transporter 3-like, protein MPCQTFHGFGQKLVRRRKLKAQVAESDPRRKLSPLDLVTLGVGRTLGVGVYVLACEVVSNQAGPSFVICVLIAGLSSMLAALCYAEITAWVPHSGSAFLYSHVTIGELWAFITGWNLILSLVANTVIYFHVMFLVFESLRVTLQEFILPHVSHYLREDHISFIFMFLLWFLMFFWYDSTSSLAKVLMLVKILALSFVIIVGFIKGDLHNWKLTEEDYVKAGLNDTSSLGPLGSGGFVPFGFEGILRGAATCFYAFIGFEKIVSRVEKAQNPQHSIPRSFVISLFILFVLYFGISLALTLMVPYYQLQPGSTLPEAFLFIGWAPAYYIVLFGFFFSFFGNTFQFIGPIYDLLYDMAVNGLLFPVLTKILSWRYFYRVIYLIFMIIAAITTYFFGLTDVVDLMFIGSMVSYSMVAICVLILRYQPERRNGGNEAEMQEENGPAAERLTLQGLLFPCSPTPTPLSGRVVYVCSSLLVLLLTLLCLVLAQWPVLLSGNLAWISVVVLLLVLITGITGIIWRQPQSSSPFHFKVPAVPLLPLLSIFMNIYLMMQVSAATWAQFGVWMLIGFALYFSYAIQSVQPGL, encoded by the coding sequence ATGCCGTGTCAGACATTTCATGGATTTGGTCAAAAACTGGTACGCAGACGTAAGCTGAAGGCACAGGTGGCTGAGAGTGACCCACGGAGAAAATTGAGCCCTCTGGATTTAGTGACCCTGGGTGTGGGCCGCACACTGGGTGTAGGTGTGTATGTCCTGGCTTGTGAGGTGGTCAGCAATCAAGCAGGACCATCCTTTGTGATTTGTGTTTTGATTGCTGGCCTATCTTCAATGTTGGCTGCGCTGTGCTATGCAGAGATTACTGCCTGGGTTCCCCATTCTGGCTCTGCATTTCTCTACAGCCATGTCACTATAGGTGAGCTTTGGGCTTTCATCACTGGCTGGAACCTCATCCTCTCCCTTGTTGCTAATACagtcatttatttccatgtaatgTTCTTAGTTTTTGAGTCACTGCGTGTGACACTGCAAGAATTTATCTTACCGCATGTTTCCCACTACCTTAGAGAAGACCATATAAGCTTCATCTTTATGTTCCTTCTGTGGTTTCTCATGTTTTTCTGGTATGATTCAACTTCCTCACTTGCCAAAGTGCTCATGTTGGTGAAAATTTTGGCTCTCAGCTTTGTCATCATCGTTGGCTTCATTAAGGGGGACCTGCACAACTGGAAGCTCACAGAAGAGGACTATGTAAAGGCTGGACTCAATGACACCTCAAGCTTGGGCCCTCTGGGCTCTGGAGGATTTGTGCCTTTTGGCTTCGAGGGGATTCTCCGTGGAGCAGCTACCTGTTTCTATGCATTTATAGGTTTTGAGAAAATTGTTAGCAGAGTTGAAAAAGCCCAGAACCCCCAACATTCTATCCCGAGGAGCTTTGTGATTTCACTCTTCATCCTCTTTGTGCTGTATTTTGGTATCTCGTTAGCCCTTACACTTATGGTACCTTACTACCAGCTTCAACCTGGGAGCACCTTGCCTGAGGCATTTCTCTTTATTGGCTGGGCTCCTGCCTACTATATTGTACTGTTTggatttttctttagtttttttggaAATACCTTTCAATTTATTGGCCCCATCTATGACCTCTTATACGATATGGCAGTGAATGGACTCTTGTTCCCTGTCCTTACCAAGATCCTCAGTTGGAGATACTTCTACCGcgtaatttatttgatttttatgatTATTGCAGCAATCACGACATACTTCTTTGGACTCACTGATGTTGTGGACCTCATGTTTATTGGGTCCATGGTATCTTACTCCATGGTTGCTATTTGTGTTCTCATCCTCAGGTATCAGCCTGAGAGGAGGAATGGGGGAAATGAAGCAGAGATGCAGGAGGAGAACGGACCTGCAGCAGAGAGGCTGACTCTACAGGGACTACTTTTTCCatgcagccccacccccactccactctcTGGCCGAGTTGTCTATGTTTGCTCCTCACTGCTTGTTCTGCTGCTCACTCTTCTTTGCCTGGTGCTGGCCCAGTGGCCAGTTCTGCTTTCTGGAAACCTAGCGTGGATTTCAGTGGTTGTGCTCCTCCTGGTGCTCATCACTGGGATCACTGGGATCATCTGGAGACAGCCACAGAGCTCCAGTCCCTTTCACTTTAAGGTCCCTGCTGTGCCTCTCCTCCCACTACTGAGCATCTTCATGAATATTTACCTTATGATGCAGGTGTCAGCTGCCACCTGGGCCCAATTTGGTGTCTGGATGTTGATTGGGTTTGCTCTGTACTTCAGCTATGCGATCCAGTCAGTACAGCCTGGCCTCTAA